One region of Streptomyces sp. NBC_00442 genomic DNA includes:
- a CDS encoding DNA-3-methyladenine glycosylase family protein, with protein MAGRFSPRTPTPGHPRRASAPAPRPAGRTRVWAATKGPLDLALTLGPLRRGPGDPTYRTTPDGAVWRTSRTPAGPATLRLTATKDTAHAEAWGEGAEWMLDQLPAMLGELDDPEAFEPRHRLVAETHRRHPGLRLTRTGLVLESLIPSVLEQKVTATEAYRAWRLLVRGFGEPAPGAAPEGMYVMPDARRWAMIPSWEWHRAGVDSKRSDTVMRAVRVARRMEEAAAMEQTQAAERLRLISGIGPWTAAETLQRAIGAPDLVTVGDLHLPGIIGHALAGNRHADDAEMLALLEPYAGQRHRAVRLILLSGRTPPRRAPRFQPNNIAVL; from the coding sequence GTGGCAGGACGATTCAGCCCCCGCACACCCACCCCCGGCCACCCCCGACGCGCGAGCGCCCCCGCACCCCGCCCGGCCGGGCGGACACGCGTGTGGGCCGCCACCAAGGGGCCGCTCGACCTCGCCCTCACTCTCGGCCCCCTCAGGCGCGGCCCCGGTGACCCCACCTACCGCACCACCCCCGACGGCGCGGTGTGGCGCACCTCCCGCACCCCCGCCGGCCCCGCCACCCTTCGCCTGACCGCCACCAAGGACACCGCGCACGCCGAGGCCTGGGGCGAGGGCGCGGAGTGGATGCTCGACCAACTCCCGGCGATGCTGGGGGAGTTGGACGATCCGGAGGCGTTCGAGCCCCGCCACCGCCTCGTTGCCGAGACCCACCGCAGACACCCCGGCCTGCGCCTGACCCGTACCGGCCTGGTCCTGGAGTCCCTGATCCCGTCCGTCCTGGAGCAGAAGGTCACCGCGACGGAGGCGTACCGTGCCTGGCGGCTCCTGGTGCGCGGATTCGGCGAGCCCGCGCCGGGCGCCGCCCCCGAGGGCATGTACGTCATGCCCGACGCCAGGCGGTGGGCGATGATCCCGTCCTGGGAGTGGCACCGCGCGGGCGTCGACTCCAAGCGTTCGGACACCGTCATGCGCGCGGTGCGCGTGGCCCGCCGCATGGAGGAGGCCGCCGCGATGGAGCAGACGCAGGCCGCCGAGCGGCTTCGGCTCATCTCCGGCATCGGCCCCTGGACGGCCGCCGAAACCCTCCAACGGGCCATCGGCGCACCCGACTTGGTGACGGTCGGCGACCTTCACCTGCCCGGCATCATCGGCCATGCCCTCGCCGGCAACCGCCACGCCGACGACGCCGAGATGCTGGCCCTGCTCGAACCGTACGCGGGCCAGCGCCACCGGGCCGTCCGCCTGATCCTGCTCAGCGGACGCACCCCGCCGCGCCGGGCCCCGCGCTTCCAGCCGAACAACATCGCTGTGCTGTAA
- a CDS encoding NDP-sugar synthase: protein MTEAILLVGGKGTRLRPLTVHTPKPMVPAAGVPFLTHQLARAQAAGVDHIVLATSYLAEVFEPYFGDGSALGLSIEYVTEDEPLGTGGAIRNVASRLRSGPDDPVLIFNGDILTGLDIRALVDTHRSSGADVSLHLTRVDDPRAFGLVPTDATGRVTAFLEKPQTPEEIVTDQINAGAYVFRRSVIDGIPAGRPVSVERETFPGLLARGAHLQGMVDSTYWLDLGTPAAFVRGSADLVLGRAPSPAVPGRCGDRLVLPTATVAPDAKLTGGTVVGDGAVVGAGARVVGSAILAGAVVEAGAVVTDSLVGAGARIGARTILDGAVVGDGAHVGPDNELRSGVRVWCGAALPAGAVRFSSDQ from the coding sequence GTGACTGAAGCGATCCTCCTGGTCGGTGGCAAGGGCACGAGACTGCGCCCGCTCACGGTGCACACGCCCAAGCCGATGGTGCCGGCGGCGGGCGTCCCCTTCCTCACCCACCAGCTGGCCCGTGCCCAGGCGGCCGGCGTCGACCACATCGTGCTCGCCACGTCCTACCTGGCCGAGGTGTTCGAGCCGTACTTCGGGGACGGCTCCGCGCTCGGTCTCAGCATCGAGTACGTCACCGAGGACGAGCCGCTCGGCACGGGCGGCGCGATCCGCAACGTGGCGTCGCGGCTCCGCTCGGGGCCCGACGACCCGGTCCTGATCTTCAACGGGGACATCCTGACGGGCCTGGACATCAGGGCGCTGGTGGACACCCACCGCTCGTCCGGCGCGGACGTCTCCCTGCACCTCACCCGGGTCGACGACCCGAGGGCGTTCGGGCTCGTGCCGACGGACGCGACGGGGCGGGTCACGGCGTTCCTGGAGAAGCCCCAGACGCCGGAGGAGATCGTCACCGACCAGATCAACGCGGGCGCGTACGTGTTCCGGCGCTCGGTCATCGACGGCATCCCCGCGGGCCGGCCGGTGTCGGTGGAACGCGAGACCTTCCCCGGCCTGCTGGCGCGCGGCGCCCACCTCCAGGGCATGGTCGACTCGACGTACTGGCTCGACCTCGGCACCCCGGCGGCCTTCGTCCGCGGCTCGGCCGACCTGGTCCTGGGCCGGGCCCCTTCCCCCGCGGTCCCCGGCCGCTGCGGCGACCGCCTGGTCCTGCCGACGGCGACGGTCGCACCCGACGCGAAGCTGACGGGCGGCACGGTGGTGGGGGACGGTGCGGTGGTGGGCGCGGGCGCGCGCGTCGTGGGCAGCGCGATTCTGGCCGGTGCGGTCGTCGAGGCGGGGGCGGTGGTCACGGATTCGCTGGTGGGGGCGGGTGCGCGAATCGGCGCGCGGACGATCCTGGACGGCGCGGTGGTGGGTGACGGGGCCCACGTGGGCCCGGACAACGAGCTCCGCTCGGGGGTACGGGTGTGGTGCGGCGCCGCCCTGCCGGCGGGGGCGGTCCGCTTCTCCTCGGACCAGTAG
- a CDS encoding coenzyme F420-0:L-glutamate ligase, translating to MSPASFRVWALPGLPEVQAGDDLAKLIAAAEPGLADGDILLVTSKIVSKAEGRITEATDREAAIDAETVRVVARRGALRIVENRQGLVMAAAGVDASNTPAGTVLLLPEDPDTSAAAIRAGLRDALGVEVGVIVTDTFGRPWRNGLTDVAIGASGVRVLDDLRGGTDAHGNPLSATVISLADELAAAGDLVKGKAGGLPVAVVRGLAHLAGEGSAREMVRSAVDDMFRLGTSEAVREAVTQRRTVRAFTGEPVDPGAVRRAVAAAVTAPAPHHTTPWRFVLLESAESRTRLLDAMRDAWIADLRRDGKSEESIAKRVARGEVLRAAPYLVVPCLVMDGSHSYGDARRDGAEREMFVVAMGAGVQNFLVALAGERLGSAWVSSTMFCRDVVRDVLGLPAGWDPMGAVAVGHAAQPPRERPGREASAFIEVR from the coding sequence GTGAGCCCCGCTTCCTTCCGGGTGTGGGCGCTGCCGGGCCTGCCCGAGGTGCAGGCGGGCGACGACCTCGCCAAGCTGATCGCCGCCGCCGAGCCGGGCCTCGCCGACGGCGACATCCTGCTCGTCACCTCGAAGATCGTCTCCAAGGCGGAGGGCCGGATCACCGAGGCCACCGACCGCGAGGCGGCCATCGACGCCGAGACGGTACGGGTGGTCGCGCGGCGCGGCGCCCTGCGCATCGTCGAGAACCGGCAGGGCCTGGTGATGGCGGCGGCCGGCGTGGACGCCTCCAACACCCCGGCCGGCACCGTCCTGTTGCTGCCCGAGGATCCGGACACCTCGGCGGCCGCGATCCGCGCCGGGCTGCGTGACGCGCTCGGCGTCGAGGTCGGCGTCATCGTCACGGACACCTTCGGGCGGCCGTGGCGCAACGGCCTCACCGATGTGGCGATCGGCGCCAGTGGCGTACGCGTCCTCGACGACCTGCGCGGCGGCACCGACGCGCACGGCAACCCGCTGAGCGCCACGGTGATCTCGCTCGCCGACGAACTGGCCGCCGCCGGTGACCTCGTGAAGGGCAAGGCGGGCGGCCTTCCGGTCGCCGTGGTCCGCGGCCTCGCGCACCTCGCGGGCGAGGGTTCGGCCCGCGAGATGGTCCGCTCGGCCGTCGACGACATGTTCCGTCTCGGCACCTCCGAGGCGGTACGGGAGGCGGTCACCCAGCGGCGTACGGTACGGGCCTTCACGGGCGAGCCGGTCGACCCCGGAGCGGTGCGGCGCGCGGTGGCGGCAGCGGTGACCGCGCCGGCCCCGCACCACACGACGCCCTGGCGGTTCGTGCTGCTCGAATCGGCGGAGTCCCGCACCCGGCTGCTCGACGCGATGCGGGACGCGTGGATCGCGGACCTGCGCCGCGACGGCAAGTCCGAGGAGTCGATCGCCAAGCGGGTCGCCCGGGGCGAAGTCCTGCGCGCCGCACCGTACTTGGTGGTGCCCTGCCTGGTGATGGACGGCTCGCACAGCTATGGGGACGCCCGCCGCGACGGTGCCGAGCGCGAGATGTTCGTCGTCGCGATGGGCGCGGGCGTACAGAACTTCCTGGTGGCCCTCGCGGGCGAGCGGCTCGGCTCGGCGTGGGTGTCCTCGACGATGTTCTGCCGCGATGTCGTACGCGATGTCCTCGGGCTGCCCGCCGGCTGGGACCCGATGGGCGCGGTGGCCGTCGGGCACGCGGCACAGCCGCCGCGGGAGCGGCCGGGGCGCGAGGCGTCGGCGTTCATCGAGGTGCGCTGA